The DNA region GGCTCGGCATGCGCTTCAGCCAGCTCACCGGTCGCCTCCCGGCCACCCGGGCCGCCGTGGCCTCACGCCCATTGGGCGCGTCGCGGCGCCGTCCGGTCGCGGGATCTCATGGGCAGGGACCTTGGCGTGCGGCAGGCGGGAGCAGCGGCTCCAGGAACGGGGTGGCGCGAGCCGCGCACCGGCATCAGACATCCGGGCGAGGAAGGGAGGCGCGCATGGACCAGCCTGCCGCAAGGTCGTTCGTCCGGAGCGTTCACGGCGTCCGATACCAGGTGAAGGACGTCGCCCGGTCGGTGGCGTTCTACACGCGACAGCTCGGGTTCGAGCTGAAGCACCAGCAGCTACCGGCGTTCGCCAACGTCTCGCTGGGTGAGGTGAGCCTCCTGCTCAGCGGTCCCGGCGCCTCCGGGTCGCGACCGATGCCGGGGGGTCGCCCGCAGGAGCCGGGCGGCTGGAACCGGGTCGTGCTGCGGGTGGACGACCTGCCCGGGTTCGTCGCCGAGCTGAAGAAGGTGGGGGTTCGCTTCCGCAACGACGTGGAGACCGGCCCTGGCGGTCGCCAGGTCCAGATCGAGGACCCGGACGGGAACCCCGTCGAGCTCTTCGAGCCCGCTGGCGCGCCGGCAGGCGCGCGGCCCTGACGACCGTCGCCTCCCGGTGTCGCCGCCGAGGTGGCGGATGGACGAGGCGCTACGGAGGCGTGCGGCCGGACGACGCGGCCCGCCGTCGGTCCAGTCGGTCGCTCACGCGGTACGATCGCCGCGCCATGGACAAGGATCACCTCGCGTTCATGATCCGCGACAGCGTCCGCGCGCACGGCCCCAAGACCGCCATGCGCTACAAGGAAGGCGGCGCCTGGAGGTCCATCACCTACGCGGACCTGGGCGAGCGGATCCGGGCGGTGGCGAAGGCCCTGCTCGAGCGCGGCGTCCAGGAAGGCGACCGGGTCGGGATCTTCGCGCGGAACGCGCCGGAGTGGGCCATCGCGGACTTCGGCATCCTGAGCGCGAAGGCGGTGTCGGTCCCCATCTACGCCACGAACACCACCGCGCAGGCGGAGTACGTCGCGACCGACGCCGGGCTGAAGCTGATCTTCGTCGGCGACCAGGCCCAGTACGACAAGGTCACTTCCTTCCAGGCCGGCGGGGCGCCATCACCGTGGGTGATCGCGTTCGACCGGACCACGCGGCTCTCCGGCGGCCGTTCCCAGCACTTCGACGACTTCGTCCGGGACGGCGCGGCGTCGCCCCGCGACGCGGAGCTGGAGCGGCGGCTCGAGTCGGCGACGAGCGACGACGTCGCGACGATCATCTACACCTCTGGGACGACGGGCGATCCGAAGGGCGCGGTGCTGACGCACGCCAACTTCTTCCACCAGTTCCGGGCCGTGGACGCCCGGTTCCAGGTCGGCGCCCAGGACCGGAGCATCTGCTTCCTCCCGCTGAGCCACGTGTACGAGCGGCTCTGGTCCTACTACGTGTTCCGGAGCGGCGCCGAGAACGACTACCTCGCGGATCCCAAGGACGTCGTCGCCTGCATGCCCGAGCTCAGGCCGACCGCGATGGTGAGCGTCCCGCGCCTGTACGAGAAGATCTGCGCCGCCGTGCTCGACCGCATCGGCAAGGCGTCCGCGCCGAGGCGGGCGCTGTTCCGGTGGGCCATGGCGGTCGGCAAGGAGTACGGCCATCGCAGGAAGGCGCGGCGGCGCGCCGGGCCGCTGCTCGCGCTCCGCCACCGCGTGGCCGACGCGCTGGTCCTCTCGAAGATCCGCGACGTCGTGGGCGGCGAGAAGAACTTCTTCTCCGCCGGCGGCGCGCCCCTCTCGCAGGAGGTCGAGGAGTTCTTCTTCGCCGCCGGCCTGCTCATCTGCCAGGGCTACGGGCTCACCGAGACCTCGCCCATGCTCACCTGCAACGCGCCCGGCGCGTTCAAGTTCGGCACCGTCGGCCGTCCCGTCCTGGATTGCGAGCTCAGGATCGCGAAGGACGGCGAGATCCTCGCCCGCGGCGGCAACGTGATGAAGGGCTACTACCGGAGGCCCGCCGAGACGGCGGCGGCCTTCGAGGACGGGTGGTTCAAGACCGGCGACGTGGGCTTCATCGACGACGAGGGCTTCCTGCACATCACCGACCGCATCAAGGACCTCATCATCACCTCGGGAGGCAAGAACATCGCGCCCCAGCACATCGAGGCCATGTTCGGCAGCGAGCCGTACGTCGAGCACGTGGCCGTCCTCGGCGACCGGCGCAACTACGTGAGCGCCCTCGTGGTCCCGGCGTTCCCCGTGCTCGAGCAGCACGCCCGCGAGCACGGCATCGGCTTCGCCTCGCGCGAGGAGCTCGTGTCGCGCCCGGAGATCGTCGCCCTCTACCAGGAGCGGATCGAGCACGTCAACCGGCGCCTCGCCGGGTTCGAGCAGATCAAGCGGTTCACGCTCATGCCCGCGGAGTTCACGCAGGACGGCGGCGAGCTGACCCCCACCCTCAAGATCAAGCGCCGCGTCGTCGTGCAGAAGCACCGCGCCGTCATCGACGCGATGTACGCGGGAACGGCGAACGCCGGCGCGCGTCCGGCGGTCGCGCCATCCCCGGGCCGGCACTGACCGCGAGGTGCTTCAGCCGGAAGCTCGCGCCCGTCGCCGCCCCCGATCAGCGCGCCGCGGGTGAGGAGCCCAGCGCGTCCCCGAGCGCCCGGAGGAGCGCGGCGCCGTCGCCCTCCCAGGCCTGCCCGTGCATGCACGCGAGCGTGGTGGGCCGCCGCGCGGCGAGCTTCTCGACGAGCGGCGAGAGGCTCCGCGTCCCGCTGAAGTAGTCGAGCCCGCGCCGGAGCGCCTCGCTCGGCCCGAGGATGTCCCCGGCGGTCACGGCCGGCCCCTCCGCGCAGCCGGGCTGCGTGAACAGGTCGCCGCAGAGCAGCGTCCCGGTGCTGCCGTCGAAGAGGTACCCGCACTCCCAGCCGTGCGGCAGGTGCGGGGCGTCGATCCAGGTCACCTCGTGCCGGCCGAGCCGGAGCGCCTCCCCGTCGGCGAGCGCCCTCGGCGCCCGGTCCGCCACGTCGGAGATCGAGACCATCGCGGCGATCCGGCCGCACAGCGGCTCCGCCCTCGGCGCCGCCGCCAGCCACTCGTTGAGCGAGCCGCACTCGTCTGCCTCGTAGTGCGAGAAGCCGATCCACCGGAGATCCTCGACCGGCATCACCGCGGCGACCGCCTCGCGCACGAGCGGGAAGAGCCGCCGCGGCCCGGTGTGGAACAGGAGCGGCTGCTCGTCCACGACGAGGTACTGGTTGAAGCTGAAGCCGCCCGACACGGCCGCCGGCGGGATGGGGGTGGAGATGCGGAAGGTGCCCGCGGCGACCTCGTCTACGCGCGTTCCGGAGCCGGTGTTCGTCAGCATGTGGGGTTCCTCGCCTCCGGCGCCCGAGGGCCGGGCGCCTCCAGCGCGGAGGTGTCACGGCCGCCCGGGCCGTTACGGCGCCTCGGAAGGGGCGGCCGGGGCGCGCCGGCCCTCCCGCCGTTATGCGGTCGCGCATGGGCTGGGCGGGAACCACGGCGGACGCGCCCGACGACGCGTCGGACGGAGCGCTGGCGCGGCGCGCCGCCCGCGGCGACCGTGCGGCCGAGGAGGCGCTGTGCCGGCGCTTCCGGCCGCGGATCCGCCTGTACGGGCTGCGCCACCTGCGCGAGGAGGCCGCCGCGGCCGACCTGGCGCAGGACGTGCTCGTGGCCGTGATCGCCCGCCTGCGCGCCGGCGCGGTGCGCGAGCCGGACCGCCTCGCCTCGTTCGTGCTCTCGACGTGCCGGCAGCTCGCCGGAAGCGCCGTCCGCACCGCGCGCCGGCGCGAGGCCCTCCTGTCCGCCGAGCCCCTCCCCGCCCCGCTCGATCCGCCGGCCGAGCCGCTCCCGCGCGATCGCCTCGCGCGCTGCCTCGAGGCGCTCGCGGCCCGTGAGCGCGCCGTCGTGGTGGCGACCTTCTACGCGGAGCAGCCCGCCGAGGCGATCTCGCGGGATCACGCGCTCAGCGCGGCCCACGTCCGCGTGCTGCGCCACCGCGCGCTGCGCCACCTGCGCACCTGCCTCGGCCTCGAGGAGGCGGCCGGATGAGCGCGGATCCTCGCTGCCCGGGCTGGGACGACCTCTCCGACTGGTGGGCCGGCGATCTCGCGCAGGCGGAGCGGGACGCGCTCGAGGAGCACCTGCTCGCGTGCGAGGCCTGCGCAGTCCGGGCCGCTCGCCTCGCCGACGTGGCGGGTGGGATCGCCGCGCTGGCGCGGGCCGGCGCGGTGGCGGGGCCCTCAACCGCGGCCGTGCTGGCCCGGCTCGAGCGCGACGGGCTCCGCGTGCACCGGTACCCCATCGCCGCCGGCGAGGTCGTCCCCTGCTCGGTCTGGCCCGAGGACGAGGTCATGGCGGCGGTGCTGGACGTGCGCGGCCTCGCCGCCGGCGAGGAGGGCCGCTTCGATCTCCTGGCCCGCGTCGGCGACGAGCCGCCGGTCAGGGTGGACGACGTGCCGCTCGACCGGACCACCGGCACGGTGGTGTGGCTCTCGGTCGCCGCCCGCGAGCGGCGGCGCTCCGCCACCCGGGTGTCGTTCCGGCTGATCCGCGTGGCCGCCGGCGGCGAGGCGGTGGTGGGCGAGTACGGGCTCGCCCACGAGCCCTGGACCGGCCCCGCCTCCCCGCGCTGAGCGACCCTCGCCCGCCGCCCCTGCGGCGCGCCTTCACCGGTAGAGCACTCGGGGCAGCCAGAGCCCGATCTGCGGGAACACGTAGAGCAGCACGAGCGCCAGGATCTGGATGGCCATGAACGGCATCATCCCGGCGAAGATCTGGTTCAGGGTCACGTGCCGGGGCGCGACGCCCTTCAGGTAGAACGCCGCCATGGCCACCGGCGGCGACAGGAACGCGGTCTGGAGGTTGAGCGCCACCAGCAGCCCGAAGAAGAGCGGGTCGATCTCGAAGTGCCCGAGCAGCGGGATGAAGATGGGCATGAAGATGACGATGATCTCGGTCCACTCCAGCGGCCACCCGAGCAGGAAGATGATCGCCTGCGCCAGCACCATGAACTGGATGGGCGTGAGGTCGAGCCCGAGCACCCAGCGCTCGATGAGCCCCTGGCCCCCGAGCAGCGCGAACGCCGCCGAGAAGATCGACGAGCCCACGAACAGCCAGCACACCATCGCGGTCGTCTTCGCGGTCAGGAACACCGACTCCTTCAGCACCGACCACCTGAACTGCCGGTAGGCGCCGGTGAGCACCATCGCGCCGGCGGCCCCGAGCGCGGCCGCCTCGGTCGGCGTGGCCCACCCGAACACGATCGACCCGAGCACGGCGAGGATGAGCGTGGTCAGCGGGAAGAAGCTGGTGAGCAGCATCTTCAGGATCTCGAGCCGCTCGAGCGTGAAGACGCCGTAGTGCACGGCGAGCGCGGCCAGCGCCGCCGCAACCGCGATCCAGAACGCCGCGGGGGCCGGCTTGCGGTCCGCCGGCGCGGCGGGCGCCGGAGCCTCCGCGCCGGCCTCGCGGACCTCCTCCACCGCGGCGGTCGCCCCGGCCGCCGGCCCGGGCTCCGCCCCCGCCTCCGCCGGCGCCCCGTCGTCCTCCAGCGGCGCGAGCTCCGCGCCCTGGTACGCCTCCGCCGGCGCCGCCTCGCCGTCGCCGACCTCGGCCAGGCCGCCGGTGTCCACCACGCGCTCGGCGGTGACGACGCCGTGCACCGCCGCGATCCCGAGGGCCAGCGCGATCGCCGGCAGGAGCGCGGTCGCGAGCTGGCGCCCCGCCCACCGGCGCCCGACGCCCGGCGGCGGCCGGGTCAGCGCCCCGAGCAGCGCCGGGACGGCCAGGCGGCGCCGCCCCCCCGCCAGGATCCGCGACGGCTCCGGCAGCGTGACCGTCCGCTCCTCCGGCGTGGCCGGCGGCGCGAGCGAGGGCCGGAGCCGGGCGATCACCACCACGTACGCGACGTACAGGCCGGCGAGCAGCAGGCCGGGGAAGAACGCGCCCGCGTACAGCTGCACCACCGAGACGCCGGCGGTGGCGCCGTAGAGGATGAGCATCACCGACGGGGGGATGAGGATGCCGAGGCAGCCGCCCGCCGTGATCGCGCCCGCCGACAGCTTGATGTCGTAGCCGGCGCGGAGCATCGCCGGGAAGGCGAGCAGGCCCATGAGCGTCACCACCGCGCCGACGATGCCGGTGGCGGTCGCGAACAGCGCGCAGGTGGCGAGCGTGGCGACCGCGAGCGAGCCCGGCACGAAGGCCATGGCGAGGTGGAGGCTCCTGAACAGCCGCTCGATGAGGTTGGCGCGCTCGACCAGGTACCCCATGAAGACGAACAGCGGGATCGAGATGAGCACGTCGTTCGTCATCACCGCGTAGGTCCGCTGGACCATCAGGTCGAGCGTCTGCTGCGTGGCGATGGCGGGGTCGTCGA from Anaeromyxobacter dehalogenans 2CP-C includes:
- a CDS encoding VOC family protein yields the protein MDQPAARSFVRSVHGVRYQVKDVARSVAFYTRQLGFELKHQQLPAFANVSLGEVSLLLSGPGASGSRPMPGGRPQEPGGWNRVVLRVDDLPGFVAELKKVGVRFRNDVETGPGGRQVQIEDPDGNPVELFEPAGAPAGARP
- a CDS encoding AMP-dependent synthetase/ligase, which gives rise to MDKDHLAFMIRDSVRAHGPKTAMRYKEGGAWRSITYADLGERIRAVAKALLERGVQEGDRVGIFARNAPEWAIADFGILSAKAVSVPIYATNTTAQAEYVATDAGLKLIFVGDQAQYDKVTSFQAGGAPSPWVIAFDRTTRLSGGRSQHFDDFVRDGAASPRDAELERRLESATSDDVATIIYTSGTTGDPKGAVLTHANFFHQFRAVDARFQVGAQDRSICFLPLSHVYERLWSYYVFRSGAENDYLADPKDVVACMPELRPTAMVSVPRLYEKICAAVLDRIGKASAPRRALFRWAMAVGKEYGHRRKARRRAGPLLALRHRVADALVLSKIRDVVGGEKNFFSAGGAPLSQEVEEFFFAAGLLICQGYGLTETSPMLTCNAPGAFKFGTVGRPVLDCELRIAKDGEILARGGNVMKGYYRRPAETAAAFEDGWFKTGDVGFIDDEGFLHITDRIKDLIITSGGKNIAPQHIEAMFGSEPYVEHVAVLGDRRNYVSALVVPAFPVLEQHAREHGIGFASREELVSRPEIVALYQERIEHVNRRLAGFEQIKRFTLMPAEFTQDGGELTPTLKIKRRVVVQKHRAVIDAMYAGTANAGARPAVAPSPGRH
- a CDS encoding MBL fold metallo-hydrolase; protein product: MLTNTGSGTRVDEVAAGTFRISTPIPPAAVSGGFSFNQYLVVDEQPLLFHTGPRRLFPLVREAVAAVMPVEDLRWIGFSHYEADECGSLNEWLAAAPRAEPLCGRIAAMVSISDVADRAPRALADGEALRLGRHEVTWIDAPHLPHGWECGYLFDGSTGTLLCGDLFTQPGCAEGPAVTAGDILGPSEALRRGLDYFSGTRSLSPLVEKLAARRPTTLACMHGQAWEGDGAALLRALGDALGSSPAAR
- a CDS encoding RNA polymerase sigma factor, which produces MGWAGTTADAPDDASDGALARRAARGDRAAEEALCRRFRPRIRLYGLRHLREEAAAADLAQDVLVAVIARLRAGAVREPDRLASFVLSTCRQLAGSAVRTARRREALLSAEPLPAPLDPPAEPLPRDRLARCLEALAARERAVVVATFYAEQPAEAISRDHALSAAHVRVLRHRALRHLRTCLGLEEAAG
- a CDS encoding zf-HC2 domain-containing protein, whose protein sequence is MSADPRCPGWDDLSDWWAGDLAQAERDALEEHLLACEACAVRAARLADVAGGIAALARAGAVAGPSTAAVLARLERDGLRVHRYPIAAGEVVPCSVWPEDEVMAAVLDVRGLAAGEEGRFDLLARVGDEPPVRVDDVPLDRTTGTVVWLSVAARERRRSATRVSFRLIRVAAGGEAVVGEYGLAHEPWTGPASPR
- a CDS encoding TRAP transporter large permease codes for the protein MRKELWFGLGMMAVIVAITAWIMPAPSQMTTGHLGLLMLSLVVVAIMLGFPTAFTLMGMGVLFAWLAYRFDDPAIATQQTLDLMVQRTYAVMTNDVLISIPLFVFMGYLVERANLIERLFRSLHLAMAFVPGSLAVATLATCALFATATGIVGAVVTLMGLLAFPAMLRAGYDIKLSAGAITAGGCLGILIPPSVMLILYGATAGVSVVQLYAGAFFPGLLLAGLYVAYVVVIARLRPSLAPPATPEERTVTLPEPSRILAGGRRRLAVPALLGALTRPPPGVGRRWAGRQLATALLPAIALALGIAAVHGVVTAERVVDTGGLAEVGDGEAAPAEAYQGAELAPLEDDGAPAEAGAEPGPAAGATAAVEEVREAGAEAPAPAAPADRKPAPAAFWIAVAAALAALAVHYGVFTLERLEILKMLLTSFFPLTTLILAVLGSIVFGWATPTEAAALGAAGAMVLTGAYRQFRWSVLKESVFLTAKTTAMVCWLFVGSSIFSAAFALLGGQGLIERWVLGLDLTPIQFMVLAQAIIFLLGWPLEWTEIIVIFMPIFIPLLGHFEIDPLFFGLLVALNLQTAFLSPPVAMAAFYLKGVAPRHVTLNQIFAGMMPFMAIQILALVLLYVFPQIGLWLPRVLYR